One stretch of Vulpes lagopus strain Blue_001 chromosome 12, ASM1834538v1, whole genome shotgun sequence DNA includes these proteins:
- the CDK5R1 gene encoding cyclin-dependent kinase 5 activator 1, producing MGTVLSLSPSYRKATLFEDGAATVGHYTAVQNSKNAKDKNLKRHSIISVLPWKRIVAVSAKKKNSKKVQPNSSYQNNITHLNNENLKKSLSCANLSTFAQPPPAQPPAPPASQLSGSQTGVSSSVKKAPHPALTSAGTPKRVIVQASTSELLRCLGEFLCRRCYRLKHLSPTDPVLWLRSVDRSLLLQGWQDQGFITPANVVFLYMLCRDVISSEVGSDHELQAILLTCLYLSYSYMGNEISYPLKPFLVESCKEAFWDRCLSVINLMSSKMLQINADPHYFTQVFSDLKNESGQEDKKRLLLGLDR from the coding sequence ATGGGCACGGTGCTGTCCCTGTCCCCCAGCTACCGCAAGGCCACGCTGTTTGAGGATGGCGCGGCCACGGTGGGCCACTACACGGCCGTGCAGAACAGCAAGAACGCCAAGGACAAGAACCTGAAGCGGCACTCCATCATCTCCGTGCTGCCGTGGAAGAGGATCGTGGCCGTGTCGGCCAAGAAGAAGAACTCCAAGAAGGTGCAGCCCAACAGCAGCTACCAGAACAACATCACGCACCTCAACAATGAGAACCTGAAGAAGTCGCTGTCGTGCGCCAACCTGTCCACGTTCGCCCAGCCCCCGCCGGCCcagccgcccgcgccccccgccagCCAGCTCTCGGGCTCCCAGACCGGGGTCTCCTCTTCTGTCAAGAAGGCCCCGCACCCGGCTCTCACCTCCGCGGGGACGCCCAAACGTGTCATCGTCCAGGCGTCCACCAGCGAGCTGCTGCGCTGCCTGGGCGAGTTTCTCTGCCGCCGGTGCTACCGCCTGAAGCACCTGTCCCCCACGGACCCTGTGCTCTGGCTGCGCAGCGTGGACCGCTCGCTGCTTCTGCAGGGCTGGCAGGACCAGGGCTTCATCACGCCGGCCAACGTGGTCTTCCTCTACATGCTCTGCAGGGATGTCATCTCCTCCGAGGTGGGCTCGGACCACGAGCTCCAGGCCATCCTGCTGACCTGCCTGTACCTCTCCTACTCCTACATGGGCAACGAGATCTCCTACCCGCTCAAGCCCTTCCTGGTGGAGAGCTGCAAGGAGGCCTTTTGGGACCGCTGCCTCTCCGTCATCAACCTCATGAGCTCCAAGATGCTGCAGATCAATGCCGACCCGCACTACTTCACACAGGTGTTCTCCGACCTGAAGAACGAGAGTGGTCAGGAGGACAAGAAGCGGCTCCTCCTGGGGCTCGATCGGTGA